The DNA region CGTCGTCAGCCGAGCCGCCAACGCTGAGAAAGACCGCCGCGTCAGCCTCCGACCGGCACCCGACACCATGACCTGGCTCGGAGCGCTACTCCCGATCAAGGACGGGGTCGCTGTGTTCGCGGCACTCGATCAGGCCGCCAACGCTGCCCGTGCCGCCGGTGACGAGCGAAGTCGGGGTCAGGTCATGGCCGACACGCTGGTCGACCGCATCACCGGCCGCGAGACCGGGGCGAAGCCGCGGATCGAGGTCAAGATCGTCATGACCGCCGACTCGCTCGCCAATGACGCCGATCAGGCCGCCATGGTGGAGGGCTACGGCCCCGTCCCTGCCGCCTGGGCGCGGGAGGCCTTGGCCGATGCCGAGGTGTTCGTGCGTCGGTTGTTCACCGATCCTGCGGGTCAGCTGGTGGCGATGGAGTCGCGGTCGCGGAAGGCACCCGATGGGCTGGCTGAGTTCATCGCCACTCGTGACGGCGGAGTCTGCCGCACCGTTGGGTGTGATGCCCCGATCCGCAACATCGACCACGTCCAACGCCATGCCGACGGCGGAAAGACCAGCGCCGAGAACCTTCAAGGGCTGTGCGAGCGGTGCAATCAGGCCAAGGAAGCGATCGGCTGGCGAGCCAGACCTGGACCCGACGGCAGCATCACCACCATCACGCCCACGGGCCATGTCTACACGAGCCCACCACCCGACACCTGGGCACAAGACCCACCACCGCTGTCCCGGGTCGAGCTCACGCTGCGCGACGTACTGCTCGACCACGCCCTCGCCGCATGACGGACGGTCACGCTAGGACGCGTACGCGATCTGTTCCTGGATCTCGAAGCGGAGGCCGTCGGCGGCG from Nocardioides luteus includes:
- a CDS encoding HNH endonuclease produces the protein MYETVDRLLDGPPPGASERELVDWIVRLEQVKCTAEAVQAEAAVRLEEAARVRQAEAGVPARKLGEGVASQIALARRVSPAKGAKLLGLAKILITEMPHTFALMKAGSFSQWQATILARETACLSREDRRVIDYELCATGPAGEPARAVAMGLRQLENAAKKLAITLDQAAVVSRAANAEKDRRVSLRPAPDTMTWLGALLPIKDGVAVFAALDQAANAARAAGDERSRGQVMADTLVDRITGRETGAKPRIEVKIVMTADSLANDADQAAMVEGYGPVPAAWAREALADAEVFVRRLFTDPAGQLVAMESRSRKAPDGLAEFIATRDGGVCRTVGCDAPIRNIDHVQRHADGGKTSAENLQGLCERCNQAKEAIGWRARPGPDGSITTITPTGHVYTSPPPDTWAQDPPPLSRVELTLRDVLLDHALAA